One Arachis hypogaea cultivar Tifrunner chromosome 2, arahy.Tifrunner.gnm2.J5K5, whole genome shotgun sequence genomic window, ATTTAGAATATTGAGTTGAATCAATGCATGATCATGGTTTTATCTCTTGTTTAATCCAAAACAAGATTTAGGTTTAGGATGTTAACATGTCTTCTTACTCTTTCTTATGAGTCTTAATATAAATTAAAGGTTATGGTTAAAATTAATTAGGATCTTCTGAATCTTATGCTGCTAAGGGACATAAAACTTTGATGTAGTTTACTTATTaaatttttccttctttctttgtttcttcctttctttcaggTGTGCCTTTCATATATGCAGAGTAATTGAAAGGTTTGCTTTACtccttgattgttctacaaaatTTGTTAGATTCTCTCTGTTTCATCACAAAAACCAGGGAATGCTGAAAGATGTGCTTGATAGTCGAAAGTTCCTTCTCCGAGGATAAAGTTCTTTCACTTCCATATGAACAACCCTTATTCATCTTTGACAAGATTGAATGTTTAGTTCACTGCCCTTATCATCAACTTACTGATTTGAATAGAGATCTTAACCATTGTATGATTTCAAAATACGATGTTTGTGAGGACGGTTAAGCTTTCGACATCTTGAGAAGCAGATTCCGGTTCCAGCTGCATAGTTATACTTATTTAGTACTATTGGTGTAGAAGAAGGTGCTGGTAAAAATGGAAGAGAAAGGAGGCGTGCTTATGCAACGATACGAGTTAGGGAGATTGTTAGGCCAAGGAAATTTCGCCAAAGTttaccatggaaggagccttataACCGGAATAAGCGTGGCGATCAAAATAGTCGATAAAGAGAAGGTTCTGAAAGTGGGGATGATTGATCAGATTAAGCGCGAAATTTCAGTGATGAGACTAATCAGGCATCCACATGTGGTTGAGCTTTATGAGGTAATGGCCACCAAAACCAAGATCTACTTTATCATGGAATATGTTAAGGGCGGCGAGCTCTTCAACAAGGTACTAAAAGGAAAGATCAAGCAGGATGATGCTAGAAGATATTTTCAACAATTGATCAGTGCTGTGGACTATTGCCACAGCCGAGGTGTTTGCCACCGGGATCTCAAGCCGGAGAATCTTCTATTGGATGAAAATGGGAATTTGAAGGTCTCAGATTTCGGGCTAAGCGCGATTGCTGAATCTAGACACCAAGATGGACTACTCCATACTACTTGTGGCACCCCTGCCTATGTTGCTCCAGAAGTGATACTTAGAAagggctatgatggcttcaaaGCTGATATATGGTCTTGTGGAGTCATACTTTATGTTCTTTTGGCAGGTTATCTTCCTTTCCGAGATTCGAATTTGATGGAAATGTATAAGAAGATTGGAAAGGGACAATTCAAGTTTCCGAGTTGGTTTCCTCCGGATGTGAAGAGATTACTGTCTAGAATCTTGGATCCTAATCCAAGGACAAGGATATCAATGGCTAAAATCATGGAAAGTTCATGGTTCAAGAAAGGGTTACAGAAGCCAATTGTTACTAATGACAATGAAGAGAAAGAGTTAGCTCCCTTGGATGCTGATGGAGTGTTCGGATCATGCGAAAATGGCAGCCCTGCTGCTGAATCAACACCTGAATTTTCAAAGCCAAGCAACTTAAATGCGTTTGATATTATCTCCTATTCGTCTGGATTCGACTTGTCCGGCTTATTCGAGGAAACTGATCAAAAGAAACAAGTCAGGTTCACATCTAACAAGCCTGCATCCATCATAATCTCTAAACTAGACGAAATTTGCAAGCGCCTTCGGCTGAAAGTTAAGAAGAAAGATAGAGGTTTGATCAAGCTAGAAGGTACTAATGCTGGCAGAAAAGGGCCATTGGGAATTGATGCCGAGATTTTCGAGATCACGCCGGTGTTCCACCTTGTTGAACTCAAGAAATCAAGTGGAGACACATTGGAATACAAAAAGCTGCTAAATCAAGAAGTTAGGCCTGCACTTAAGGACATTGTTTGGAACTGGCAAGGAGAAGAACCACAAGGAATGTTGCAGATACAGCAACAAAATCATTCACAATCTGCCCAATCAGATGTGATAACACAATCAAATTAGTTAAGAATTTAGAATATGGTGTTCCTGAATTTTCCTTGGTTGGCTATTACTTGCATCATTAtcattcttattttattatttgttttatgtTAGTAACCATAGAATGATTAATATGGAGGTTGTTTTAGGCAATAAGCATGTATGGTAATGTACTAAGCTTTTATTCAGATtgcattatttttctttcaaaaaattttctccaTATGTTGATTCTGCTGGAAATGGCATACGAAATTTACGAAAGCTCTTTGTGACATATGTTTGAGCCTTCTCTAATCTTATTTCAGTCCTGTTCTCTGTATTACcgacataaaaatgaaaaagaaaaacaactactTTTGATTTATAACTCTTTTTCTAAGGTTAATAATTTATTGAAGCAACTTATAACTTTATTTTCCCaggaatttaaaaattttcacaaaCTATACACCTCGTTgagataattttatcttttaggaATAGTTAATTacgattttcatttattttttctccTATTTAACATTAATATTCACAATTTTTATTTACACTAACTATCCCTGGTATATACAAAAACATAATAATATTAAGGTAAATcacaactaattttttaattagccgtttgaaaatataaataaaaaataaaataaaaattttttttttttacaattcaaTCAGCCCTGGCTATATTTGGTTAGAATaaaagaaatagagaaaaaaaataaaaagaaaaaaaattgaatagatttttattttttttaaatgtgcttgaatgaaaagaaaataaataaaaataaaaattataaagagataattttatttttgtattataaaatatatttaagaaATGAAGGGATAATATTAGAAGTATagagagaaaataaatttttctctattttctttctaacattggagaaaaaaaattgatgaattctaccaaatattttttttatctctttttttttctaatttcctttttcaattaagcaataaaaaataatcattttttttatttttttctctattttctttttttttattttccgttCAAACAAATATAACTTCCCTAACTTTttgggatttggatcctctaaagtttgaattttattttagagagtaaaatgtgatcttttaccatttatttaatatttggaatcaagaataaatataaaagagaaactattcaaggataaaaagatcacactttactctctaaaataaaatttaattttagaggATTCAAATCAACTTTTTGAGATTCACTTTCACCAGAAGTCCAAAATCAACTCATATATTACACATGTGGCAATTGATAGTTCATAATTGGTATTATGAGGCTGTTACTTAAACCAAAGACTGAGAATAACAAACCCCATCCACATCTAATAAATAGCAGTgtaattaggtattttttaaaaattgtatcatttaatctttaaaaaagagaaaaattaaaaaaataagtaatttcttataaaaaaataaataattttttataaaaataaatatctaaagatagaataatgaataatttttaaaagatactaATTGCCTTGCTAAATCTTTTCACAACATAACCAAAGAACAAAttcttctttcactttctctctcttgtttCCAAACATCTCTCTATATATAATAGGGGTGAACATGCTCCGGCCTAAATTGAAGATCCAATTCAGTCCCAAatatttcaagaattaatttGGTGTAATTTCACCGGGTCTAGGATCGAGTATGGATCTCAAAAATATATTCGGTCATTATTTCGAGTCGAGTCCAGATCAAAGCAAACCCAATTTTATCCAATCTATGTGCaccttaagaaaattaaaaaagatatatatatatattttaaattaattttaatattatattatattaattataagcttattgtttaatttttaatcacacttgttgaattagaaaatagatcaaataagcattaaattaaaatttataaataaattcaaattcgaaTATGGATATCAACTTTTCGATAACAAGTTCTTTCTTTATAAATAAATGTATCATAAATaagttttttcataaataaattttttataaattattgttaaagttttaaaaatccaatttttatcCGGTTTAGACTCGATATAATTATGactcaaaaatatttaaattttatcgaatttaaaaccaaattaaaatctaaaaaataaacctaatatatatttaaaaccgaatttaaataaaaacaaatccgATTTTACACCGTCTCTAAACTCCCCTAATATATAACATTGTAGATTCAAGAATTTGCATAATCTGCATCGCTTTCTCATATAAAAGAACCGTTCTTTCGAATTTTTCGCGCTCTCTTTATTCTCTCTTACACTCACCTCACTCCTCAAGACCTCAACTTCGTTTCAATTTTTCTAGATTTGTAGATTCTCGTTTACCCCTAACCCTAATCCGAACCTAATTTTGCGTTTAAAGGTCCAATCTCGCTTGCTTGTTATCTCAATTGACGTATATATACAAAGCCTTCCTTTTATTTCATGTTTAATTAAGAGGAGAACACAGAATTTTGAGAGAATTGTATATAGTTTTTAGGTTTTCATTTTTACTTTTTCGTTCAACTCTTTTTGGGAAAATATGGGATTTgagttcctttttattttttcggGGGTTCTTTCGAAAAAAATGTTTCCCCGTATTACAAATAAGGGTCAATATATAGTATTGTGGGAAGAATTGTGTTCagctatttattttttcattcttttcccTAATTTTTGTTTTTGGGGACATTTTAAGATCTGGGTGTCTTTTTTTTGGGGAGGggttgttaataattattttggttGAAATAGTTCCTTTTATGTAAgtaaaaaaagaagatgaaaatttGGTATTAGGGTTCATGGCTGACCAAGGATTGGAGGGTAGCCAACCAGTGGATCTGACCAAGCACCTCTCTGAGATTGTGCCTGTGCCTATCCTTCAGTGAGTATCTATCTGGTCTTGATAATTTGTTTTCAACACAAGTGTTTCATGTTTAGATATTACTAAGTGCTCACTTCATGGGTTGCAATGAGATTGCTAAGTCAGCGTTTTTAtactgttagaatataattaggatcaattagtattatttagtatatctgaatatttattattacgattctcttagtacctataaataccttttatattgtatcattccagacaacttgaatacactcaataatatactATCCTTTCTCCAgtctagtctcttgtttctaacatataCGAAGGTTTTGAGCTCTTGAGCTATTGGTTGCAATTTTATCTTGAATAAGTGGCCTGATGCTGAATTCCAATTCAAGCAATGTGCTCTAGTAATTGTGTCAGAGCATGCATGATGAACTTGTAACTAGTTAAACTTATCAAAAAATAAGACAGAAATTGTAACTATATAGTAAAAATCTTGCTTTTGTGAATTACAAGCCGAGTGGTAATGTTGTATCTCTGACTATGGTATGTCCGGTTGCCTTCTGGTTACATCTTCAGCAAACGAGGTTAtgggtttttacggttttttatcTTGGAGTATGTAATCACTTTGCTTCTATAAGCATTGGACATCTAGTGATTTTGCTTAATTGAATAATCTGATCAAGTTATTTGTACTTCAAAAATATTGTGTCAACGGTTAATTTGGACTGTAAGTTGGACCTTAAAACGATTTCACTTCAAGCTCGTAATGCAAAGTACAATCCCAAAGCAAGTTTCACTTAGTTGATATTGAAATCAACATATGCATCTTATTCAAAGCTTTACAAGCACTTTACTCATAATTATGGTTTGCTTAGGAACTACATGTATTTTTTCCATGTATCTTGCTTTCTCATTCTGGTTAGCCATTTCTACCCTGTGCTAATAGTTGTGATATCATCCCTTACAGCGTTTTGTTGCCGTGATTATGACGATCAGAGAACCAAAAACAACTGCCCTCATTTTTGTATCTGGCAAGATGGTATGTTTCTTAATATTCACCTAGTACTTCTGTCATAAATGATGATAGTGGATATCACTGTACTCAACTAAAAAGTTGGTGAAATTTTTTATCGAGAAACTATTTTTGCTAATTTGAGCATGAATCTTTGATTCATTGTATGCTATCATGATTTCAATAATGCTCATGCTTTGTGATTTTATTCATGATTTGATGATTGTTGTTGCTTTAGTTGAATTTGTCTCTTTTATGCTTTGGTTTACATTCCTAATGTTAAATTCCATTAGTATGGCTAGGTTTGTACTGGAGCGAAGAGTGAGCAACAGTCTAAATTGGCTGCAAGAAATGTATGCATTATTCTTTTCTATTTATCATGTATGTTCCTGAATATTCCTGAAATGGAGCTTAAATAGACAGGTCAAATATGTTGTTTGTGATAGTTTGGTTATAACCCTGCTCATTCTGTAGTTTGGAGTAGAATAAAGTACTTATTtgtcttcatcctctttgcatttgcatgagtatccattttcttctttcttcatatGGCGGGGTTAGAAAGCTCTTTATTCCTACAAGTTTGTATCATTGTCTAATTTTACATTTTCTTCCTTCAGGATGCTCGAATTATCCAGAAGCTTGGTTTTCCAGCCAAATTTAAGGTAATACTTCTATTATATCTTGTTATTTTTACTAAATATTTTCAGTCATTACTGTTATATCTAATAGTATTTGACTCATTTTGTTTCATGTTTCAGGAATTCAAGATTTAAGAATATTCTTAGCTCTTGTGATGTCAAGTTCCCCATAAGGCTTGAGGGTCTTGCATATTCCCATGGTGCTTTCTCAAGTGTAAGTTATTAACCTATTAtttaacattattattttttaaagggTTTTGGGTTGGTTTGGGCATCTCATGACTTCTACATTAAAAATTATTACATCGAGATTGGATTATGTACCCTGTGAGATATTATATACAGAGAACTGTATGTTGTCTAAATTTTAGTTTCTTCAACTATAGAGAGCGTTGATCTGACATGTGTCAAACTCCATATGCAAAACTAATATTGAACAACCTTAACCTGGTTTTGTTTAGTTATTAATGTGATGATGTTGCTGTCAGCTATGCCTAATGTTTCATTGAACGCTGTAGAAACTTATGATATTTCTTTGCGTGTTAACTTGAGTACGAGACTACGAAgatcatctctttttttttttgtttaatttttattttaagggTCCTAACGAAATATTTGATCATTGAGACAGATTTTTGTTTAAGGGCAGGAGTAAAGTGCCACTAAAGGAATGAAGTTCCATGAAACTGTAAATATtaagacaagaaaaaaaaaaaaagtaaagtatcgtttttgtccccaatgtttggaGTAAATCCTAATtgtgtaaaagtgattcaatattatTCTGCCGTCAAATTTACCGTCTAAAATTACTAGTGAAATTAAGAAGGGAAAATGGATTGGAAGAAATTACTTACGTAAGTTAAAGAGAAGTTAGtagtaaaaaatagaaatatatgaATTTAAATTCCTCTATTTTACTTAGTATCCTATAACTGTAAcctaactttgaaaaaaaaaaggatggtCTGTAGAAGGTATATCGATTTTCATTTCACGTTAATATCAACAAAAACTAGTAGTAGTTTGTCTTGATGAGCTTTCTATTGATTGGTTGTGAAAGCTGATAGTTGACAaagttaagattaaaaaaaagatatctaACCATGAACACAAACCGACCTTAGCTCAGTTGGTAGAGCGGAGGACTGTAGTAGGAATAccctaatagaaatccttaggTCGCTGGTTCGAATCCGGCAGGTCGGATACTTTTTATTTCTAACTTTTTTGGGGGTTAGGAGATGGATAAAATCCTTTGGATATGAATTACCTAGGGTCCAAAGTTCACTCTTACGGGCCTATAATCTGAAGCGGAAAATATAAACTGCCATCACCATGGGTATTGACAAAAATGAGCAATGGATTTACCTTTTTGAAATTATTGTAGAACCCACTAGTGTAATCAAGCGTAAGATGTAGGACAGTAGAAAGATGAATAGGGCAAAGCATgacc contains:
- the LOC112751579 gene encoding CBL-interacting protein kinase 2, which produces MEEKGGVLMQRYELGRLLGQGNFAKVYHGRSLITGISVAIKIVDKEKVLKVGMIDQIKREISVMRLIRHPHVVELYEVMATKTKIYFIMEYVKGGELFNKVLKGKIKQDDARRYFQQLISAVDYCHSRGVCHRDLKPENLLLDENGNLKVSDFGLSAIAESRHQDGLLHTTCGTPAYVAPEVILRKGYDGFKADIWSCGVILYVLLAGYLPFRDSNLMEMYKKIGKGQFKFPSWFPPDVKRLLSRILDPNPRTRISMAKIMESSWFKKGLQKPIVTNDNEEKELAPLDADGVFGSCENGSPAAESTPEFSKPSNLNAFDIISYSSGFDLSGLFEETDQKKQVRFTSNKPASIIISKLDEICKRLRLKVKKKDRGLIKLEGTNAGRKGPLGIDAEIFEITPVFHLVELKKSSGDTLEYKKLLNQEVRPALKDIVWNWQGEEPQGMLQIQQQNHSQSAQSDVITQSN